A stretch of DNA from Curtobacterium sp. MCBD17_035:
ACCTTGAGGCCGTTGACCCAGCGGGCCGTCGCCACGGACTCGAGCACGGCGGGCTCGTTCGCCGCCGCCTCCCACCGTCGCGCGGACGCCTCGATCGTGTCGGCCAGGGACTGCACGCGCAGCTCGACCTCGGCGAGGCGGAGTGCTGCGGGCGGGGTGGTGCCGAGGGCCTTGCGGGCGGCGCGACGGACCGACGCGCGGGCGGTCTCGGTGGCGCTCCGGGCCATGCCGAGCCAGGCCGCGGCCCAGAGCACGTGCGACACCGGCGTCATGGTCTGCGCCGACATCTCGGCGAAGGGCTGGGCGAGCACGTGGTCCGCGTCGACGTCGGCGGTCAGCGAGAACCCCTCGCTCGCTGTGCCGCGGAGGCCGAGGGTGTCCCAGCCGCTCCGACGCACGAGCTCGGTGCGCTCGGCCGGGCAGACCACGAGCACCTGGTCGGACGGCGGGCTGTCCGCGTTCCGGCGCGCGGTGGCGAGCACCGCGCTGGCATGGAGACCGTAGGAGATGACCGGGGCCTCCTTGGCGAGACGCACGCCGCAGGTGGTGGCCTCGACCGAGCAGCCGCTCGATCCGGTGTCGCCGCCGGTCGTGATCTCGGTCGTGGCCGAGGCGATGAGGGCGCCCTCGTCGCGGACCCGGGCGAGGAGCCGGGCGGCGGCGACGCTCGTGCCGCCGTGGCGGACGAGCGTGGCGACCTGCCCGACGTGCATCGCGAACACCATGGCCGTGGAGGCGCAGGCGCCGCCGAGGACGGTCGCGACGTCGGCGAGTTCCGTGAGCGTGGCGCCCTCGCCGCCCAGATCGACCGGGAGGACCGCGGCGAGCAGTCCGAGTCGGCGCAGCGCCGCCAC
This window harbors:
- a CDS encoding acyl-CoA dehydrogenase family protein, whose product is MTVLPDVRATDVVSLHDRAVEAAGVAAEWADRIDAEGRFPSESVAALRRLGLLAAVLPVDLGGEGATLTELADVATVLGGACASTAMVFAMHVGQVATLVRHGGTSVAAARLLARVRDEGALIASATTEITTGGDTGSSGCSVEATTCGVRLAKEAPVISYGLHASAVLATARRNADSPPSDQVLVVCPAERTELVRRSGWDTLGLRGTASEGFSLTADVDADHVLAQPFAEMSAQTMTPVSHVLWAAAWLGMARSATETARASVRRAARKALGTTPPAALRLAEVELRVQSLADTIEASARRWEAAANEPAVLESVATARWVNGLKVTASEAVLDIVSRALVITGIAGYRLGDPSSLGRIVRDAHGTALMVGNDRILHHNAKIATISNGRSNP